CCAAGGGGAGAAACAGGATTCGATGGGTTCAACAGAAATTCATGATCTATAACTATTGTAGTGATGCTACCAGGTTTCCACAAGGCTTTCCTAGTGAATGCAGGGGCTCTAGGTTCTAGATTGCTGGAAGATTGTTTTtctttgtaaacatcaaaaatgGAATTCTTTATTCgttttgtaaaatttcaacaGATGTTGTGAAATTCTTTATTCTTTGTAATTTGTGGaatgaaaataaattttgattgcGTGTAACATTGTTTGAATAAAAGTTGAAATAGATTCCATTTTATTTTCTAGTTCGAGTATTTTTCTTGTGACAGTCATACACCCCAAAATAAGTCTTTAAGACTTCATTTAAGCATAATCTGAATATATTCAAATTTTTGGACAAACATTTTGAGTTTTAAGAATGTGCTTAATCTTCTGAGATGTCCCTAGCcttataactaaaaaagaaatacaagaaatttttcCACAAGCATTTGATCAAAAAAGAACATAATTTTACAATATATCTACAAAGGGGCATATTTATAGAGAGGTTTCATGcaaattgagttttttttttaatccgaTGACGTTGTCAAAACGTCGGTTAATCTGCCAGTTTAGCAGTTTTATTTATCCTTTTAGGCCCTTTTGAAGTAGCAAAAGATATTAATAAGTCTAGTTAAATCTGGCTACTTTTGTTAGTTTGACCAATTTACTTGACAATCGTTTTCCAATTGAGAATCGTTTATCACTCTCAGAACTTTGATAAAAAGTGATCAAAACTATGTTTGAAAAATTAGGCTGGGCTAattaagctaaaaaaaaaaaaaaaactggtcccGAATTAAAAATATTACTTGCAGTGCTGCAAAAGGGTGTAGAACGAATTTATTTCTTTGACTTTTTGTGTATAACAAAGTTAaaatatttcctttttttttctttttgatgcAGTATAATTATATACAAGTTTTCATTGAGGCATTTGAGGAAAGATGTGAAATCCCTCTAGTTGTTTACATTATTTAGGAAGTTTTTGATTCTGCAAGTTATCAATCATTTTAATTGTTGGTGTATTATGAACTCCAACACCTATTGAGCGATCCAAACAATTAGAACGATTTGAATGAACTCCAACACCTATTGAGTCTCTGCTCTGCTGGATTCCTCCGCGCACATACCGTGCTTGGGCTGGGCTGGGGCCACTGGTCGGGCcacaggggattagtcgggccccgtaagaattgacccggacacccctgtgtagacaaaaaaaaaaaaaaagaatgaatttcAAATCATTTATCAAATTTCTCGatccaaacaaaataaacagtacATGTGAGAACTACTGTAAATTAAATAGTGCCAATCATAAAAATGCTAACTACATATAAGTTTTTGGTGTGGACCATTTGGTATAAATACGAATTTCCACCATGACATTGGACaattttatatgaatttagtaaACTTTAGCcgagaaattttaaatttttctaaACAACTAACACTTGGACCCATTTTTTTTTGCACGTGCCCTAAGGGCTAGGGCACAAACAGAAgaacccatttattttattaaattaaTGTTAAGTAATAAGCCATGGCAAGAATATGGCTTTGTTAGCCGGTGTATcacctttcttttattttttttttatttttttttaaatttataaggAAGGTCTACTCTGGCTGTTAGGCATGAACGCGGAAGCTTTCACATCAAAGTTAGCTCCCCCCATGGCCATGGTCCATACTCCATGCTTGGCAACGCGTTATTCCGTTGTTGTATCTTCTTTACAACTACTACTACAGAATAAATCAACACTGCAATTGCCAACTCTGCTACTTTTGTGCCATCTGATTTACAGTTGTGGCCTGTGGGTGGTTTCTCACTTTCTCTCCCTTTCTAGGATACTTCCTCAGGAGCTAGCTAGCTATCATGTGACCTTTGTATTAGGTAACCAACAACTATATAAAGCCTTCGTTGCGCTAGAACCCAACCATTGCAAACCAGAAatcattttctcttctttccttcAAACATCCTACCAAGGCTACTGCAAGCTTTTCCTGATCCCGAGTGAAAATGTTTCCCCTTACATCGTCTAAAGCTTCATTCCTGCTACATTTCTCTCTAATTGCCTCACTTCTGCTGGCTGCCTCCGCTGGTAACTTTTACCAAGATGTCGACCAGAATTTTGGGGATCAACGGTTTCAGATTCTTGAGGGTGGCCAACTTCTTACGTTGTCCTTAGACAAGTTATCTGGTTCTGGATTTCAGTCCAAGAATGAGTATTTATTCGGGCGATTTGATGTGCAGCTCAAGCTTATACCTGGCAACTCTGCTGGCACAGTCACGACCTTTTATGTAAGTCCAAAAATATTCCAAATTTGCTaaattttgacatattttcaGTTTCTCATGAAACTGCATTGTATGGACTCCCCAATGTCTAACCAAgaaactcttttctttttgacagtTATCATCTCAAGGATCAGCACATGATGAGATTGATTTTGAGTTCTTGGGCAATTCTTCTGGACAGCCTTATACAATCCACACCAATGTTTATGCTCAGGGAAAAGGTGGCAGAGAACAACAGTTTCGCCTGTGGTTTGATCCCACAACATCCTTCCACACCTATTCAATTGTTTGGAATCCTCAAAGGATCATGTAAGCCCTTTTCATCAATTCGTTGTCTTATTCATTTCACTTCTCTTCCTTTACACCTTGCAGCTTAGAAGTTTTTCTACGACGTAACTAATTTTTCTCTGGAAATTTATTTAAACCAGATTCTTGGTGGACAACATACCAATAAGAGTATTCAACAATCAAGAATCAAATGGAGTACCTTACCCAAAGAACCAGGCCATGAGAGTCTATTGCAGCTTGTGGAATGCAGATGACTGGGCTACACAAGGCGGCCGTGTTAAGACTGATTGGACACTTGCCCCATTCACTGTTTCTTACAGAAACTTCAATGCAAATGGATGTGTTAAGATACCTGGATCGTCAGCCTGCGGTTCCACAAATTCATTGAGCAATGATCAGGCATGGCAAACCCAAGGACTTGATGCTAATGGCCGCAACAGAATCAGATGGGTTCAACATAAATACATGATCTATAACTACTGCAATGATGCTTCCAGGTTTCCACAAGGTTTTCCATCGGAATGCAAGGGTTCTAGGTTCTAGCTTTCTCAAAAGTCTTCCTTTGTAAACATCAGTTCAAAATTCTTTATTCATTTTGTAAATTTAGCCCAGGGTAGAAAAAATTCATTATTCTTTTGTAACACATGGTATCAAATAAAATGGAATATGTTATTCTTGCAAGCACAAGTTACACTTTTATCCATTGCTTTGGTAATAGATTCTGGCAGTTTGGCAAGCTTAAGTTTACTTCAAATCAACCAGAGTGCTGATTCTCATGCTGCCGATTATACACCACTTTGAAATCCAAAGTGTTAAATTTTAAACCCCTTCTATTCACATTTATTCAACATATTCAAGTTGGGACAAACAATTTTCAATATTTCACCGCTGCTGTCCAATTGGTTTTGAGATTTGACCAGCCTAAGCTATTTCACCACTGCTGTCCATACGGTTTCTTCtgttttctgaaaaaaaaaaagacttaaaTTGGGACAGGCGAGAGTGTTTTTCTTGAGAGTTGTAAAGATTGACCCTTAAAAGAAGACGAGCTACAAATAACCTTAGTTTTCAAAACTCAATCTAAATCTACCCGGATCAAACACAGATAGAGCACAGTTCATAGATGCATGAACTGAGAAaattaataagcaataaaatatgtAGTATCCTAGAGTTCTTTTCACAATACTGCGTAGAATGAAATGGAAAACGTAGAAAAGTTATTTCAAGTAAAAGGTAGAATCCAAGCATCGAGAGCTGCTAAATAAAATAAGCTGCAGGCACGTATGGTTCTCGCAACGTGGCCAGAATGAAAAAATGTAAATACAAGCAAATTTTAATTAATATTGCTACAATGCTCAACCGGGGGAGAAAATAGAGTGTGACCTAGGTAAGTTGTTGCTCAGGGGCGGGGAATTCAAGATGTTTCTATGAAGTAAGCATATCATATTACTATGATCAAAGGAAGTTTCCAGCGTCTCATGTGTATTAGATCAGTCTAGTTTAATGTAGAAAGTCAAAAGGATGGCAATTGTGCATGGATCCTAATGTCAAGGCACTAAATCAGCAAGTGAGTAAGCAAATACACGCTCTTCAGCTCCCAAGACAAGAGGCTCAATAAGGGAAGGCTTATTTGAAACCATGGACTGTGGGTCAATCTATTCTACTTCCTTCACTTCAGTTTCATCTAAACAGTGTTTGTCAACTTCAAAACCATGCAATCGCAGCTCAGCTCCTCAGTGTCTGTACCGgctcttttcttcctctctctgGGATGTTTCCTACGAAACAAGGCTGATGGATGGTGGTCTAATGACACTGATATTTAAAGGCTTCAATTCCCAGTCTCGTCCACCATAAAGTAACTGAACGTGCATCTGTTTAGCTTCTTTACCTGAAAATATCTTTCTTTTCCCACTCTACAGCTATAGCATTGCTACTAATCTCCAGTGCCCTGAGTACTCTCATGGCAGCTTCAGCTGCAAACTTTTACCAAGATGTTGATATTAATTTTGGCAACCATCCAGTCCATATGCAAAATGGTGGCCAACTTCTCACGCTGTCACTAAACAATTACTCTGGCTTTGGTTTCCAGTCCGAGAATGAGTATCTCTTTGGAAGGTTTGACATGCAAATCAAGCTCGTTCCAGGTAACTCAGCCGGCACTGTGACAACATTATTAATAATACATCCTTACAATCATTTCCCTATTGTCCCCAAACATTTGATGTTCTAGCATGCTAATACATCCTTTTTATCACGTACAGTTATCTTCTCAAGGATCTACCCATGATGAAATTGACTTTGAATTCTTAGGCAACTCATCTGGAGAGCCATATACACTTCACACCAATGTTTATGCTCAAGGCAAAAGGAACAAAGAAGAACAATTTATCTGTGGTTTGATCCCACAATATCCTTCCACACCTATTCAATAGTTTGGAATCGTCAGCGCATAATGTATTTAAAACTATATATTTGTGTATTAcagatttttggtggaaaaccATCCTATCGGAGTACTCAACAATAATGAAGCAGTTGGGACTCCATTCCCAATGAGCCAACCTATGAGAGTCTACCGTAGCTTGTGGAATGCTGATGATTGGGCAACACAAGGAGGACGAGTGAAAACAGATTGGACAAAAGCTCCTCTCTTTACATCCTACAAGAATTTCAATGCAAATGCTTGTATTCAGTCACCATCTGATTCATCATCTATTTCAACATGGCCCAATTCTTGCAACACACAAGCATGGCAAACACAAAAACTTGATGCCTTTGGCAGAAGAAGGCGTAGATAGGTGCAAAAGAAGTGTAGAATCTACAACTACTGCTCTGACTGGAGGCGGTTTCCTCAAGGTCTACCTGCTGAATGCAGACGTCCAAGATCCTAAGACTACCTTGCACTAAACAAGATAATACGATAATACAATAATACGTGCATGAAAAGCTAATTCATTATATTCAATCCTGTAAACAAGATAGTACAATTAAAGTGGTAACTTTAGtcattatttttactttttcaaGTCATCAGATAAGACATGATAGTCTCACCAGTAACACAAAAAAGAAGCTTAGGGTGAAGGCAATAATCACCAATTGGCAATCTTCTAAGTTCTTGCAGGTTGATCAATTAATTTTCAATGTGGAATCCAAAGCCAAATTAGAACCTGAACCTAAGTATGCAAGTTGGCAGGTAGCTCACTGAGTCACCTGACACTAATAGTCTAATGTTACAATTTAGCTTAAAAGCTTTTGGACAAAGGCAGAACAGACGAATCATCATATAATAGTGTTGCTCAGGTGGTAAAGGAGAAcaattttgtttttagtttttggACAGCAGCTACTACTACTAGGAGCCAAGAAATCAACTGGGCCGGCAGGAAAGGTGAGAtctaaaagaaagaaatggaaaagaTTCTGAATTGCAGAAATGGATCTCGGTCGGCTAGTCCCACCAGTGACCACAGACAAATTTAGCAGCTTAAAGAACAAAGAAACAGGCACCAATCCATAAGATTAACGAAAGTTAAAGCGTTTGCCCACGATCAGTACTActaaaagctgaaaattttgcaaaagtGAAGCATGTCTTAAAAGCCATCAAGTTTTAGCTGCAGTTCACTAGAAATTTACTCTGAGCAATCACATACACTTTCTGGGCTAAGTTCAGTAACGCTTTGTTCAATTGCACATTAAACCATAATTGGTCTATCCATTTACAACAACCCAAATGAATATTACCATATTTAGACACACTTAAGGTGCTAATTAATTTTTAACttctgaaattttcttttgtttatttttcagaAAAGAGGTTTAAACCTAACTGCTTAGAGTAGAAATAAAGCGACTATAGTATGCATCCCAGCCATACAATTATCTGACAAGTGAGAATCTCACGAACTTCTTCTGGAGGATCCAGTAGCAAAGTAACAAGGCATTCGCAGAGGAGTTACCATCCCTCTAATACTGACTTAAACTTGCCGAAATTCTTTCCAGTGCAAGTAAGAATAAATAACTGGCATCTACCCAATAGTAGAGTGGAACTTTCTTCACCTACATAATCGAACGACTTGATCACTTCTCATCCAGGCCAAGCTGCAACACAAGCATTGGATGACAGAGTATAAAACCCAAATGTACGTTTTCCTAGTCAATGATTCCCAAGAAAAACAACCGAATGTTTGGACAATGCTTTGATAATTTTGGGACCAGATTCTCcattaaagaaagaaaacaaaacatatATGGTGAATCTTGAAACTTGGGAACACAAAAGAAAACGGGGGTTGTTAGCTGATTTCCTTGCCCAATCAATCATTTTCAGATATATGGTTGTACTCGTATACAATTGTTGTATGCAACCTTGAAGAAAAAGATGTGGATGCAGCTACAACCAGTTGGAAGACTTTCAAAACTTCGATCTTCCATCCAATTCAAGATTGAATGATCATGAAACATCATTAACTTCTTGTCGCCGTGCACGTGTCGTGGGACAGACATATTAAACCGAGAAGTTAGAACACTGATGATTTCTTCCCACAAGTccgaaaaatatataaaataaaataaagtgaaGGGAAGGGCTGAATCCGCACCCTTCCATTCTAAATTCACGCCTTAACCACCAATTTGACAAATAAGTCCCTATCATTTAATGACTTTCGCTTATAACTTTTTTACAATTCTAGAATTATCGTTTCATACAATAACAATTTGCCGTAGCAATAGTCTTTCAATTATTCtctaattttcttttaattcgATCCTTGTTCTTTTTCATAATTTATACTACATTAAGCGTCTTTAAACAATTATAAACTCATGAAACCAATCAAGTTAGATAATAGAGTTAGAGATCATAGGTACTATGAAAGTGCTACTACacaaataatttcatcattttAATGTAATAGGTATGCATCTAgtaaaagaaaccaaaaagaaCATCTAATAATCCATGAATTTCGTACAATGTTCGATAAACAACCAAAACCTCCAATGAGGTTGTACATAAATGTCAGAAGATTAGaaatttttatgataaaaaattaataatatgaTAACTTTGTTTGTTATATATTGAGAAAAACAAATTAAGAATACACATTATACATCTTCTAAGCTCAAAATTTCTCTTACGCCGCGCaaattttattgaaaatatttaaaagataaACTAACAGAAGAAATGGCTAAAAAAATCGTGCTAAGCAAATTGCTCGTAGCGTGtttaaaaaaaacacaaatttaAAATTGCAAAACGATAGAAGAAAAACCATTGAATATTAAAAGTCTTAATGTCATATTAACCTTTAAGGCGTAAATATCGAATGCAAAGACGTGAATTTTGTTCCTTCCTAAAGTAGGAAGGTAAATCAAGTGATCATCCGACAAACACAAACATATTTTTAACTTCACTACAGGCCCATTTCATCGAGGGCCCAGTGTGTTCCTTTAACCAACAATTCTTCTGTGGTTTCCTGAAACTTACCCTCGATTCAAATGCGAATCTGCCACCGGTTATGAATCATGATGGGTTATCGACTTTCGAACAAGTAAGAAATTTGGATTTACCATGTCTATATCATAATTACACCCTTGATTGAAGCTGTTGATTTTCTAGATTAacgttttaaaaaataaaaaaccaaaaatgcaatttatggggaaaaaagatttaaaaaaaggacagatgaaaaaaaaaaggcaataaATTGGACAAAGAAACGGTTACCGTTATTCAATCAGCTATGGCCTACGTGCGGGTCGAGAACTCGAGATGAGACGAGACAAAAATTCCCCACGCGGAGCCCCGTCAGCGGATCATAGGTCAAATCATTTGAATCTTGTAGTCAGAAATTTTTTGAGAAGTTAACTCCCTTGCTAGTTttctatattaaaaaaaattgagaaatttttgagaaattagatccctagttagtttttttttttttttgagaaatttttgagataaaaagttggttaaaaatataaggaaagtgattagtgtttataatataagtaaaataatttctttaaaaaattttggtacGAAAACACACTTTGATTTCAATGACCTCCCTATGTATCGTACTCGAGTATTAATGGAACTAAGAACTTTTCTTAACTCACATCAATATTTAAAAGGGCTCATGTGAATGAATGAGGAATTCTTCGTCAAAACTATATagtttagtttatagttttttttcctttatgt
The DNA window shown above is from Coffea arabica cultivar ET-39 chromosome 5e, Coffea Arabica ET-39 HiFi, whole genome shotgun sequence and carries:
- the LOC140007087 gene encoding xyloglucan endotransglucosylase protein 1-like — encoded protein: MDCGSIYSTSFTSVSSKQCLSTSKPCNRSSAPQCLYRLFSSSLWDVSYETRLMDAIALLLISSALSTLMAASAANFYQDVDINFGNHPVHMQNGGQLLTLSLNNYSGFGFQSENEYLFGRFLVENHPIGVLNNNEAVGTPFPMSQPMRVYRSLWNADDWATQGGRVKTDWTKAPLFTSYKNFNANACIQSPSDSSSISTWPNSCNTQAWQTQKLDAFGRRRRR
- the LOC113688015 gene encoding xyloglucan endotransglucosylase protein 1 — protein: MFPLTSSKASFLLHFSLIASLLLAASAGNFYQDVDQNFGDQRFQILEGGQLLTLSLDKLSGSGFQSKNEYLFGRFDVQLKLIPGNSAGTVTTFYLSSQGSAHDEIDFEFLGNSSGQPYTIHTNVYAQGKGGREQQFRLWFDPTTSFHTYSIVWNPQRIIFLVDNIPIRVFNNQESNGVPYPKNQAMRVYCSLWNADDWATQGGRVKTDWTLAPFTVSYRNFNANGCVKIPGSSACGSTNSLSNDQAWQTQGLDANGRNRIRWVQHKYMIYNYCNDASRFPQGFPSECKGSRF